A single genomic interval of Halobacillus halophilus DSM 2266 harbors:
- the uvsE gene encoding UV DNA damage repair endonuclease UvsE, with protein MTLYRLGYVAMSVNLQNASPSQTMTYKRFSAVRDREAAIRKLERLAQSNIQNCIRLLKHNKTHHIEFFRLSSRLVPLATHEALEKWGYLSAIKEDLSELGALAKKGGIRLDFHPDHFVVINSIDKEIFKTSMKVLKYHYLLLYQMGLDPTHRCVIHLGGRYQDKEKSLERFIDNWAFVPKGIQKMIMIENDDTSYTLDNCLYVCEKLNIPLVFDIHHHLANYDNEQWDPNWERVLHTWSRSPLPVKMHISSPKSQHEFKSHADFVDVELFLDFVKKTTGSTDQIDCMIEAKKKDEALFVLVEELKKHPNVIMESESTFRWKAD; from the coding sequence ATGACATTATACAGGCTGGGCTATGTGGCCATGAGCGTAAATCTTCAAAATGCTTCCCCCTCTCAAACCATGACGTATAAACGGTTTTCAGCGGTTCGAGACCGCGAAGCGGCGATTAGAAAACTTGAGCGTCTTGCTCAATCCAATATACAGAATTGTATAAGGCTCTTAAAGCATAATAAAACTCATCATATTGAATTCTTCAGGTTAAGCTCCCGCCTGGTACCGCTTGCTACTCACGAAGCATTAGAAAAGTGGGGTTACCTGTCAGCCATTAAAGAGGATCTTAGCGAGCTTGGAGCTTTAGCTAAAAAAGGGGGGATAAGACTTGATTTCCATCCCGATCATTTCGTGGTCATAAATTCAATCGATAAAGAAATTTTTAAAACGTCGATGAAGGTTTTAAAGTATCACTACCTTTTACTGTACCAAATGGGCCTTGATCCAACTCATCGATGTGTGATTCACCTTGGAGGAAGGTACCAGGACAAAGAAAAATCGCTGGAACGCTTTATTGACAACTGGGCCTTCGTTCCCAAGGGGATTCAGAAGATGATTATGATTGAAAATGACGATACATCCTACACATTGGATAATTGTTTGTACGTTTGTGAGAAGTTAAATATCCCCCTTGTTTTTGATATCCATCATCATCTTGCCAATTATGACAACGAACAATGGGATCCCAACTGGGAACGTGTTTTACATACATGGTCCCGTTCACCCTTACCCGTAAAAATGCACATATCCAGTCCGAAAAGTCAGCACGAATTTAAAAGTCATGCAGATTTTGTGGATGTTGAATTATTTCTTGATTTTGTCAAAAAAACTACCGGCTCAACTGATCAAATTGATTGCATGATCGAAGCTAAAAAGAAGGACGAAGCACTTTTTGTATTAGTAGAAGAATTGAAGAAACATCCGAATGTAATTATGGAGAGCGAAAGTACATTTAGGTGGAAAGCAGATTGA
- a CDS encoding DUF420 domain-containing protein, with the protein MELKKDFNYVPWVIGLSVAINLIVLALLFVPEIESGTGFNIKLLPLLNAILNSFTFVFLLAALFMIIRKNVTWHKRFILAAFTTTALFLVSYLTYHSMSSSTSYGGEGVLQYIYYFILISHILLAIVIVPLALITLFRGLAMKVDKHRKIARWTMPIWLYVSLTGVIVYLMISPYY; encoded by the coding sequence GTGGAGTTAAAAAAAGATTTTAATTATGTTCCATGGGTGATTGGTCTTTCCGTAGCGATCAATCTCATTGTGTTAGCTTTATTGTTTGTTCCTGAAATAGAAAGTGGGACTGGTTTCAACATTAAGCTTCTTCCCCTTTTGAATGCGATATTAAATTCATTTACTTTTGTCTTCTTACTGGCTGCGCTGTTTATGATCATTCGTAAAAATGTGACGTGGCATAAGCGTTTTATTCTTGCAGCGTTTACAACTACAGCCCTTTTTCTGGTTTCATACCTAACGTATCACTCTATGTCTTCGTCCACATCCTATGGAGGTGAAGGGGTTTTACAGTATATTTACTACTTCATCCTCATCTCTCATATTTTACTGGCTATTGTCATTGTTCCACTGGCGTTGATTACTCTGTTCCGCGGTCTCGCTATGAAAGTAGACAAGCATCGTAAAATTGCAAGGTGGACTATGCCTATTTGGCTGTATGTGAGTTTAACAGGAGTTATTGTGTACCTGATGATCTCTCCATACTACTAA
- the rlmN gene encoding 23S rRNA (adenine(2503)-C(2))-methyltransferase RlmN: MKPSIYGLTFDQLTDWVTEHGEKKFRAKQIWNWLYQKRITDFSQMKNVNQSCIDLLQEHFTIETLTEEIKQESQDGTVKFLFKLHDGNIIETVLMRFNYGLSVCVTTQVGCNIGCSFCASGVLKKNRDLSGGEIVEQIMQVQQHLDKQQNDERVSHIVVMGIGEPFDNYDNLIDFLKVVNDQKGLSIGARHITVSTSGIAPKMYEFADEGIQINLALSIHAPNNDLRTQIMKINRAYPLEKLMPAIDYYLEKTNRRITFEYILLKDVNDHKKEAEELADLLQNKKHLSYVNLIPYNPVADNPYERSEKESILTFYQTLMDRGIRCGVRTEHGTDIDAACGQLRSKQIEKEKARKQKKLQTN; the protein is encoded by the coding sequence ATGAAACCATCCATTTATGGTTTAACGTTTGATCAACTGACGGACTGGGTCACAGAGCATGGTGAGAAAAAGTTCCGAGCCAAACAAATTTGGAATTGGCTTTACCAAAAGCGTATAACTGATTTTTCTCAGATGAAGAATGTGAACCAATCTTGTATTGATCTTCTACAGGAACATTTTACAATTGAAACGTTAACCGAGGAAATAAAACAAGAATCACAAGATGGAACGGTCAAATTTCTGTTTAAATTACATGATGGAAATATTATAGAAACTGTTCTTATGAGATTTAACTATGGATTATCAGTATGCGTTACGACACAGGTAGGATGTAATATTGGGTGTTCCTTCTGTGCGAGTGGCGTACTGAAAAAAAACCGTGATTTATCAGGCGGTGAGATTGTCGAGCAGATTATGCAAGTGCAGCAGCACCTTGACAAACAACAAAATGATGAACGTGTCAGCCACATTGTGGTAATGGGAATAGGTGAACCATTCGATAACTATGATAACTTGATCGACTTCCTTAAGGTTGTCAACGATCAAAAAGGTCTATCTATCGGTGCTCGTCACATTACTGTTTCTACAAGTGGGATTGCACCGAAAATGTACGAGTTTGCCGACGAAGGTATCCAGATCAACTTAGCGCTTTCCATTCATGCGCCAAACAACGATCTTCGGACTCAGATTATGAAAATTAACCGGGCGTATCCCCTTGAAAAGCTAATGCCGGCCATTGACTACTACCTTGAAAAAACAAACCGGCGGATTACGTTTGAATACATTTTGCTTAAAGATGTTAATGATCATAAGAAAGAAGCTGAAGAACTCGCTGATCTTCTGCAAAATAAAAAGCATCTCTCTTACGTCAACTTGATTCCTTACAATCCTGTAGCGGATAACCCGTATGAACGTAGTGAAAAAGAATCCATTCTTACCTTTTATCAGACATTGATGGATCGCGGAATTAGATGCGGTGTCCGTACCGAACATGGCACAGATATAGATGCAGCTTGCGGTCAGCTTAGAAGTAAACAAATTGAAAAAGAAAAAGCGCGCAAACAGAAAAAATTACAAACCAATTAA
- a CDS encoding Hsp20/alpha crystallin family protein: MSQQDEQFPKLLNDAFHKIVRSMDSYFSQSIKQLGDFLHEHTFPVSLQEINNEVIIQAQLPEADRSQIEVEIIGNHIRIAVQHTEVTEMRSDQHHQYHRQQTRQVMERTVTLPFTISEKDTLAHFENGILTIKTPKRYPNSGYIDIK, translated from the coding sequence ATGAGTCAGCAGGATGAGCAATTTCCAAAACTATTGAATGATGCCTTCCATAAAATCGTTCGATCAATGGATTCGTACTTTAGTCAGTCCATAAAACAACTGGGGGATTTTTTACATGAGCATACCTTTCCAGTCTCACTACAGGAAATCAATAACGAGGTCATTATTCAAGCACAGCTTCCTGAAGCTGATCGGAGTCAGATTGAAGTAGAAATTATAGGGAACCATATACGGATTGCTGTCCAACATACAGAAGTTACCGAAATGAGGAGTGACCAGCATCATCAATATCACAGGCAGCAGACCCGGCAGGTAATGGAACGAACGGTTACTCTGCCTTTCACCATTTCGGAAAAAGACACACTTGCACATTTCGAAAATGGCATTTTGACGATTAAAACGCCAAAAAGATACCCAAACAGTGGGTATATAGATATTAAGTAA